One segment of Aquimarina sp. BL5 DNA contains the following:
- a CDS encoding bifunctional UDP-3-O-[3-hydroxymyristoyl] N-acetylglucosamine deacetylase/3-hydroxyacyl-ACP dehydratase: MSNSVASKQRTIQKEVELRGVGLHTGKEVILTFKPAPENYGYAFCRVDLEGNPIIEADANYVVNTQRGTNLEKNGVSIQTSEHVLAACVGLEIDNLLIELNASEPPIMDGSSKFFIEALEEAGIVEQEAERDEYIVKDVISYTDEESGSEIIVMPSDEYQVTTMVDFGTKVLGTQNASLKHLSEFKKEIADARTFSFLHELEMLLEHGLIKGGDLNNAIVYVDKELSPSTMEKLKVAFGKDAIAIKPNGILDNLTLHYPNEAARHKLLDVIGDLALIGTRIKGKIIANKPGHYVNTQFAKKLSKIIKIEKRNKVPQFDLNKEPLMDINKIMSMLPHRPPFLLIDRILEMSDKHVVGMKNVTMNEPFFVGHFPGAPVMPGVMQVEAMAQTGGILALSTVPDPENYLTYFMKIDKVKFKQQVLPGDTLIFKLELLTPIRRGICHMQAFAYANGKLVTEAELMAQIVKSK, translated from the coding sequence ATGAGTAATTCCGTTGCAAGTAAACAAAGAACAATTCAAAAAGAAGTCGAGCTCAGAGGAGTTGGACTTCATACCGGAAAAGAAGTTATACTTACTTTTAAACCAGCACCCGAGAATTACGGATATGCGTTTTGCCGTGTCGATTTAGAAGGGAATCCGATTATAGAGGCAGACGCTAATTATGTGGTAAATACGCAAAGAGGTACAAATCTAGAAAAGAATGGTGTAAGTATTCAGACATCTGAACATGTACTTGCTGCTTGTGTCGGTTTAGAGATTGATAATCTTTTAATAGAGCTAAATGCTTCAGAACCGCCTATTATGGATGGTTCCAGTAAGTTTTTTATAGAAGCTTTAGAAGAAGCTGGTATTGTAGAACAAGAAGCAGAAAGAGATGAGTATATCGTAAAAGATGTGATCTCTTATACGGATGAAGAGTCTGGAAGTGAAATTATAGTAATGCCATCAGATGAATATCAGGTGACGACTATGGTAGATTTTGGTACTAAAGTATTGGGTACACAAAATGCTTCATTAAAACATCTTTCAGAATTTAAAAAAGAAATAGCTGACGCCAGAACATTTAGTTTTTTGCATGAGCTGGAAATGTTATTAGAACATGGTCTGATTAAAGGAGGAGATCTTAATAATGCAATTGTATATGTAGATAAGGAGTTAAGTCCTAGTACCATGGAAAAGCTAAAAGTTGCGTTTGGTAAAGATGCTATTGCTATAAAACCGAATGGAATTTTAGATAATCTTACGCTTCATTATCCTAACGAAGCTGCGAGACATAAACTGTTAGATGTAATAGGAGATCTGGCTCTGATAGGAACACGTATCAAAGGAAAAATTATAGCAAATAAACCTGGGCATTATGTAAATACTCAGTTTGCCAAAAAACTCTCGAAGATTATTAAGATTGAGAAACGTAATAAAGTTCCTCAGTTTGATCTTAATAAAGAACCTTTGATGGATATCAATAAAATTATGTCTATGCTTCCACATAGACCACCATTTTTATTGATTGATCGTATTTTAGAAATGTCTGATAAGCATGTCGTAGGAATGAAAAATGTTACAATGAATGAACCATTTTTTGTTGGGCATTTTCCTGGAGCACCTGTTATGCCTGGAGTTATGCAGGTAGAAGCAATGGCGCAGACAGGCGGTATTCTGGCTTTAAGTACGGTTCCGGATCCAGAAAATTATCTTACTTATTTTATGAAAATAGACAAGGTAAAATTTAAACAGCAAGTATTGCCAGGAGATACGCTAATATTCAAGTTAGAATTGCTTACTCCGATAAGAAGAGGAATTTGCCATATGCAAGCTTTTGCTTATGCTAATGGAAAATTAGTAACTGAAGCGGAGCTTATGGCCCAAATCGTAAAATCAAAATAA
- the lpxD gene encoding UDP-3-O-(3-hydroxymyristoyl)glucosamine N-acyltransferase: MIFTATQIAGILNGEIEGDETVEVSKLAKIEEGTKGSLTFLSNPKYTPYIYSTDASITIVDKTFEAESNIKTTLIRVEDAYKAFSQLLDYYNMVKMNKTGIEQPSFISDTAKYSDDMYLGAFSYLGDNVNIGQNVKIYPNVYIGDNVTLGDNVVVFAGAKIYSESVIGNNCVIHSGVIVGADGFGFTPNEKGEYIKVPQTGNVIIEDNVDVGAGTTIDRATLGSTIIRKGVKLDNQIQIAHNVEIGEHTAIAAQTGIAGSTKIGKHCLIGGQVGIAGHLIIGNKVRIQAQSGIGRNIKDGEAIQGSPALGYSDYNKSYVHFKNLPKIVDRVYKLEKKINDNE; the protein is encoded by the coding sequence ATGATTTTTACAGCCACACAAATTGCAGGTATACTGAATGGTGAAATCGAAGGAGATGAAACCGTCGAAGTATCAAAACTAGCAAAGATAGAAGAAGGAACTAAAGGTTCATTAACATTCTTATCTAATCCTAAATATACCCCATATATTTATTCTACTGATGCGTCTATTACGATAGTGGATAAAACATTTGAAGCTGAATCTAATATAAAGACCACTTTAATTAGGGTTGAAGATGCTTACAAAGCATTTTCCCAGTTATTAGATTACTATAATATGGTAAAGATGAATAAGACAGGTATTGAACAACCAAGTTTTATTTCGGATACAGCAAAGTATAGTGATGATATGTATTTAGGTGCATTTTCTTATTTAGGAGACAATGTAAATATTGGCCAAAATGTCAAGATTTATCCAAACGTATATATAGGAGATAATGTCACTTTGGGAGATAATGTCGTTGTTTTTGCTGGTGCTAAAATATATTCTGAATCTGTTATAGGTAACAACTGTGTAATTCATAGTGGAGTTATCGTTGGAGCTGATGGGTTTGGGTTTACACCAAACGAGAAAGGAGAATATATTAAAGTTCCACAAACGGGTAATGTTATTATAGAAGATAATGTGGATGTTGGTGCAGGAACAACAATCGATAGAGCGACTTTAGGTTCCACAATTATTCGTAAAGGTGTTAAATTGGATAATCAGATTCAGATAGCACATAATGTAGAAATAGGAGAACATACTGCTATCGCCGCACAGACCGGAATCGCAGGATCCACAAAAATTGGGAAACATTGCTTGATTGGTGGTCAAGTAGGTATTGCAGGACACCTCATTATAGGTAATAAAGTTAGAATCCAGGCACAATCTGGTATAGGAAGAAATATAAAAGACGGAGAAGCTATTCAAGGATCTCCAGCATTAGGGTACTCGGATTATAATAAATCTTATGTACATTTTAAAAATTTGCCCAAAATTGTAGATAGAGTATACAAACTTGAGAAAAAGATAAATGACAATGAGTAA